Genomic window (bacterium):
AATACAAGATTAGAAGAACTTTCAGAATTGTTGGAAGTCAAGAAATTACTTTACCAACCGGTAAGAACTCTAAGCCTGGGAGAAAAGATGCGATGCGAAATAATAGCTTCACTCCTCCATAAACCCCGTGTGCTATTTTTAGATGAACCTACTATTGGGCTGGATATAATAGCTAAAACAAAAATAAGGGATTTTATAAAAGAATGGAATAGAAAAAGCGATTGTATAGTCATCTTGACTACTCATGACTTATCTGATGTCCAGGATATATGCAGGAGGATAATTATTATTGATGAGGGTAATATTGTCTTTGATGGCAATCTGGATACAGTAGTTAAAAGATTCAGTAATTTTAGAAGATTAATTGTAAATTTTTCACAAGATAATGTGAGTATAGAGAAGATATATCAATCCTTTGGTGGTGATAAAAAAATCTCAATTAAAGAATTAGAAATAACCGAAGAAGATAATAATTTTCTAATTAAATTTTCTGATGCCAATAATTCAATAATCTCATTGATAGATAATCTCTTTAACAATTTCTCTGTCTGTGATGTAAAGATTCAACAACCTTCAATTGAAACAGTCATAAGGCTAATATATGAGAAAAAGGTGGATCTAAATTCATGATGAATGTATATGTAGAAGTTGCAAAAAAATCTTTTCAAAAACTATTGGCTTACCGGATGAGTATGGTCTTCAGGTTATGTGGTTTTTTGGTCTCGCTATTCGTAGTTTATTACCTTTGGAAAGCAATATTTACTACTTCTTCTGTTATTGAAGGATATTCATTCAAAATGATGATCACATACTTGATTTTATCTTTTGCTATTAATGCACTTTATGACTTACCTGCTGAACATGAATTGGCAGATAAGATTATTCAAGGTGAAATAGCAATGGATTTAACTAAACCAATTGACCAACAAAGAATATTCTTTGCACAAAGTCTTGGGATAAGCATTAATCAACTAATTACCTATAATATTGCCTTCTTAGTTGTTACTGCCTTTCTTTTTAAAATTGAACCTCCTTGTTCTATGATAGGATTTGTTTTCTTTATTATAAGCCTCCTGTTAGGATTTATAATTATGACTGCCATAGGATTTATAACAGGAACTATATGTTTTTGGACAAGGGATGCCTGGGGCATATTTTTTGTAAAGACTACCATGGTAATATTCTTCTCTGGAGCTCTTATACCTTTACATTTCCTTCCCAAATGGTTGGAGAATATAGCTATGATTCTACCATTTCATGGAATTATATATACTCCTATCTCTATATATCTGGGAACAATATCTGATTACGGGGTTATAAATCTTTTATTAAATCAGACCATTGGTGCTATTTTATTAATTTCCCTTGGTAAAATGCTGTGGTATGTAGGAATAAAAAAGGTTGTTATTCAAGGAGGATAAGATGGTTATTTCCCATTATCTAGAGCTATATCTTTGTTTCGTATCTCAACACTTAAAGAAAATATTAGAATATAGGTTAAGCTTTTTTATTGGCATAATCCCTTTTATTCTCCTGCAGTTATTGCCAATAATTATTATCTGGGCTATCTTCAAAAAAGTGCCACATATAGCAGGATTTAATTTTAACGAGGTGCTATTCATTTATGGATTGGGAATTATCTGTTATGCCTTTG
Coding sequences:
- a CDS encoding ATP-binding cassette domain-containing protein, yielding MIVAKDISKSFKIPLKKEGLLGAILGLLSRKYILKEAIKSISFSIEQGQIVGIIGPNGAGKSTLIKMLSGILIPDKGEIKSLGFIPYKERRRYTQNIGVVFGQRSQLWWDLPVCESYTLLQKIYRIDTHTFNTRLEELSELLEVKKLLYQPVRTLSLGEKMRCEIIASLLHKPRVLFLDEPTIGLDIIAKTKIRDFIKEWNRKSDCIVILTTHDLSDVQDICRRIIIIDEGNIVFDGNLDTVVKRFSNFRRLIVNFSQDNVSIEKIYQSFGGDKKISIKELEITEEDNNFLIKFSDANNSIISLIDNLFNNFSVCDVKIQQPSIETVIRLIYEKKVDLNS
- a CDS encoding ABC-2 family transporter protein yields the protein MMNVYVEVAKKSFQKLLAYRMSMVFRLCGFLVSLFVVYYLWKAIFTTSSVIEGYSFKMMITYLILSFAINALYDLPAEHELADKIIQGEIAMDLTKPIDQQRIFFAQSLGISINQLITYNIAFLVVTAFLFKIEPPCSMIGFVFFIISLLLGFIIMTAIGFITGTICFWTRDAWGIFFVKTTMVIFFSGALIPLHFLPKWLENIAMILPFHGIIYTPISIYLGTISDYGVINLLLNQTIGAILLISLGKMLWYVGIKKVVIQGG